Proteins from one Nicotiana tabacum cultivar K326 chromosome 23, ASM71507v2, whole genome shotgun sequence genomic window:
- the LOC107782358 gene encoding F-box/LRR-repeat protein At5g63520-like, whose translation MLSTGISPIGPAYKAVSVRERPKDYSTWLTAKREAVRESLDGQTILDQIYDELGGHINCPALYVGVTKRRKCSIGKEKPSWINMHEFHEVLRGDEEYLYVHGVGIRSGDSFQFYQAKSDLARVSCNHVSNSFRHLKQDLNYQSDDHTNGNGLDMHNKKSVFGGIMFACCGRGKLFFGEPNVDGSPFLENFPGVTFSGTYCAGEIARGDLSSYGQGSQEQNSVRCCLHVFSTVYLVMSYTPALPQH comes from the exons ATGTTATCCACTGGCATTTCACCAATTGGACCTGCATACAAAGCTGTTTCTGTTAGGGAGAGACCTAAAGATTATTCCACTTGGCTCACCGCGAAAAGAGAAGCAGTGCGCGAGAGTCTGGATGGTCAGACTATTTTAGATCAGATTTATGATGAG CTCGGTGGTCATATCAATTGTCCAGCTCTCTATGTTGGAGTTACAAAAAGAAGGAAATGCTCTATTGGGAAGGAAAAGCCAAGCTGGATAAATATGCATGAATTCCATGAGGTTTTAAG AGGTGATGAGGAGTATCTATATGTCCATGGTGTTGGTATCAGAAGTGGAGACTCCTTTCAGTTTTACCAGGCAAAATCTGATTTGGCACGTGTTTCTTGCAACCATGTATCAAACAGCTTCAGACATTTGAAGCAAGATCTTAACTACCAAAGTGATGATCATACTAATGGCAATGGTTTAGATATGCATAATAAGAAGTCTGTTTTTGGTGGTATTATGTTTGCTTGTTGTGGCCGTGGCAAGTTATTTTTTGGTGAACCTAATGTAGACGGCTCACCTTTCTTGGAGAACTTCCCTGGGGTTACCTTCTCAGGAACTTATTGTGCCGGAGAAATTGCACGTGGAGATTTAAGCTCATATGGACAGGGGTCTCAAGAACAGAACTCTGTACGTTGCTGTTTGCATGTATTTAGTACTGTTTACCTGGTTATGTCATATACCCCTGCATTGCCACAACATTAG